One segment of Candidatus Acidiferrales bacterium DNA contains the following:
- a CDS encoding ABC transporter permease, whose product IAAGMAPGEARRRALAQFGGLESRKEETRDARGTHFIETLLQDIRFAFRILRKTPLITGIAILSLALGIGANTAIFSLIDAVMLRMLPVQNPEQLAEILFRSPTTSRPRPNVTNPIWEQVRDHQDAFASVFAWRSTDFDLADGGQENTIPGVYASGGYFTTLGVRPAAGRLLTASDDTRGCSGVAVLGYGFWQAHYVGAQSAVGSSIRLNGHYFPIIGVAQRGFSGIDIGTSFDVAIPICAEAILDGKDSSLDLRADWWLAMMGRLKPGTNVEQADARMKVLSQPLFGAVVPQDWPSKYQDMFRKYTFAVLPAATGAGGPFGLRAYYRQPLEILMFVVGLVLLIACANIASLLLARSAARQKEIAVRLSLGASRGRLVRQVLTESVVLSGAGALLGILFARWGSALLVRFVSTQQNQVFLDLKLDGRVLAFTIGIAVLCGLLFGILPALRSTRVSAMSAMKEGQSQGASGRSQSVAARWIVAMQIALSLVLLIGTGLFIRTFANLMTLDAGFDRNNVLMVETNIHNAQIPEPARAPLYGQMLAKLQAVPGVVSASQCWVTPLSGRQWDNSLTIPGGSLPAGADSDVLLNWVTPDFFATMRTPILEGRAFDARDTAASTPVVIVNQLLARTYFPGQNPIGKHLLANNKGMLSTQPMEIIGVTQNAKYNSLREDFQPEAYFPLAQIGAVGEGTTFEIRTAMTPGVLIPAVRDAMASVNKSASLQFTTLRQEADDSVLQEHLMAVLSGFFGGLALLLTAIGLYGVMAYVVTQRTHEIGIRMALGAQQTSILRLVMRDAAIVLVAGIVAGVLGSIWITRLARQLLFGLTPNDPSTLALAIMALVAVALVATYIPARRAMKVDPMVALRYE is encoded by the coding sequence TATCGCCGCCGGTATGGCGCCCGGCGAAGCCCGCCGCCGCGCTCTTGCGCAATTCGGCGGCCTCGAATCGCGCAAAGAAGAAACCCGCGACGCCCGCGGCACGCATTTCATCGAAACGCTGCTTCAAGACATTCGCTTCGCGTTTCGCATCCTCCGCAAAACGCCGCTCATCACTGGCATCGCCATTCTGTCCCTCGCGTTGGGCATTGGCGCGAACACTGCTATCTTCAGCCTCATCGACGCCGTCATGCTCCGCATGTTGCCGGTGCAGAATCCCGAGCAACTGGCAGAGATTCTGTTCCGCTCGCCGACCACTTCAAGGCCCAGGCCGAACGTTACAAATCCCATCTGGGAGCAAGTGCGCGATCATCAGGACGCATTTGCCAGTGTGTTTGCCTGGAGGTCCACAGACTTCGATCTTGCCGACGGAGGCCAGGAAAACACGATCCCCGGCGTTTACGCGAGTGGCGGCTACTTCACAACGCTGGGCGTGCGACCCGCAGCGGGCCGCTTGCTGACTGCTTCCGACGACACACGCGGCTGCAGTGGCGTTGCCGTCTTGGGTTACGGTTTTTGGCAGGCGCATTACGTCGGCGCACAGTCCGCGGTCGGCTCTTCGATTCGCCTCAACGGCCACTACTTCCCAATTATCGGCGTAGCCCAGCGCGGCTTTTCCGGCATTGACATCGGCACTTCCTTCGATGTCGCCATTCCGATTTGCGCGGAGGCGATTCTTGACGGAAAGGATTCGTCCTTGGATTTACGCGCCGACTGGTGGCTGGCGATGATGGGCCGCCTCAAGCCCGGCACGAACGTTGAGCAGGCCGACGCTCGCATGAAGGTTCTATCGCAGCCTCTCTTCGGCGCCGTTGTCCCTCAGGACTGGCCCTCGAAGTATCAGGACATGTTCCGGAAATATACCTTTGCCGTTCTGCCAGCGGCAACAGGTGCGGGAGGTCCGTTTGGGTTGCGGGCTTACTATAGGCAGCCGCTGGAAATCCTCATGTTTGTCGTGGGCCTCGTTTTGCTCATTGCCTGCGCGAATATCGCCAGCCTTCTGCTTGCCCGTTCTGCCGCGCGGCAAAAAGAAATCGCCGTGCGACTGTCTCTCGGTGCTTCGCGCGGGCGTTTGGTCCGTCAAGTACTCACGGAGAGCGTCGTTCTCTCGGGCGCCGGAGCGCTCCTCGGCATTTTGTTTGCGCGCTGGGGTAGTGCGCTCTTGGTGCGTTTTGTTTCCACGCAGCAGAATCAGGTATTTTTGGATCTGAAACTGGACGGCCGCGTATTGGCATTCACGATTGGCATTGCCGTGCTGTGCGGCCTGCTTTTCGGCATTCTTCCTGCGCTGCGCTCAACGCGCGTCTCCGCCATGTCTGCAATGAAAGAGGGACAGTCGCAAGGCGCAAGCGGCCGCTCTCAGTCCGTTGCGGCACGCTGGATTGTCGCCATGCAGATCGCGCTCTCGCTCGTTCTGCTGATTGGTACCGGCCTCTTCATCCGCACATTCGCGAATCTCATGACTCTCGATGCAGGCTTCGACCGCAACAACGTCTTGATGGTCGAAACAAATATTCACAACGCGCAGATTCCTGAACCTGCGCGCGCCCCGCTCTACGGCCAGATGCTCGCCAAATTGCAAGCCGTTCCGGGTGTGGTCTCGGCCAGCCAGTGCTGGGTGACGCCTCTTTCCGGCAGGCAATGGGACAATTCTTTGACGATTCCGGGTGGTTCACTTCCAGCGGGTGCTGACTCGGATGTCTTACTGAATTGGGTAACGCCCGACTTCTTCGCCACGATGCGCACGCCAATCCTCGAAGGCCGCGCCTTCGACGCGCGCGATACAGCGGCTTCTACACCGGTTGTCATCGTCAATCAGCTCTTGGCCCGCACATACTTCCCCGGGCAAAATCCCATCGGCAAGCACCTGCTGGCCAATAACAAAGGCATGCTCAGCACACAGCCGATGGAAATCATCGGCGTGACGCAAAACGCGAAATATAATTCCTTGCGCGAAGATTTCCAGCCAGAAGCCTATTTCCCTTTAGCGCAGATCGGCGCCGTCGGCGAAGGAACTACATTTGAAATTCGTACCGCGATGACGCCCGGCGTGCTGATTCCCGCCGTGCGCGACGCCATGGCCAGTGTCAATAAATCTGCGTCGCTGCAGTTCACCACATTGCGACAAGAAGCCGACGATTCCGTGCTGCAGGAACACTTAATGGCCGTTCTTTCTGGCTTCTTCGGTGGCCTCGCGCTCCTGCTCACCGCCATCGGCCTCTACGGCGTTATGGCCTATGTGGTCACGCAGCGCACGCACGAGATCGGCATTCGCATGGCCCTCGGTGCGCAACAAACTTCCATCCTCCGCCTCGTCATGCGCGACGCAGCGATTGTCCTTGTCGCCGGTATCGTTGCAGGGGTGCTCGGCTCCATCTGGATCACGCGCCTCGCACGCCAGCTTCTCTTCGGTCTCACGCCCAACGATCCATCAACGCTGGCATTGGCCATCATGGCGCTCGTCGCCGTCGCCCTCGTCGCAACGTACATTCCCGCCCGTCGCGCGATGAAAGTCGATCCCATGGTCGCGCTGCGTTACGAATGA